Below is a genomic region from Lysobacter terrestris.
GCGCATGCCGCGCGCCAGCAGCGCGGTGGCGGCCTGCACGTCGGCGGGCGCGAGTTCGAGCACGGTGAGGTTGCGCAGGCGCGCCAGCGCGGCGGCGTTGCGCTTCCACCACGCCTCCGCGGCGTTGCCGCCGTAACCGACCACCACCACGTCGCGCGAACGCCCGCTGGCCTTGCGCAGGCGCGACTCGTCGGGCTGGCCCAGTTCGATCCACAGCTCGATCTCGTCGCTGTAACTGCGCTTCCACAGCGCCGGCTCGTCCTCGTCGCTGAGGCCGCGGCCGAACGCCAGGCGCTCGTCGGCGAACAACGCGAACGCCAGCAGCCGCACCATCAAGCGCTCGTCGGTTTCGGAAGGATGCTGCGCCAGGGTGAGGTTGTGCGACGCGTAGTAATGCCGGTCCAGATCGGTGACCTGGAGCTCGGCCTTGTAGACGGTGGCGTTGGAGGCCATGCGGATGCCCTGCTGGCGAGGCCGTGGGGCGTCGCGGGAATGGAGGTTGGGGCGGGCATTCTAGGCGCGAATCGCTGACGGAGCCGTCGCGGCCGCGATTCAAGCCGCCGCTGCCTCGGGCTGGGCGCCCATGCGGGCATCCGCACCGATGCGTCGTACCGGCGCCAGGGTCATCGGCGCGATCAGGCCATCCACTTGCGTCGCAGGCGACGACGTACAGCGCATCAAGCAATGTGCGCCACGCGACAGGCGCTGTCCTGCCCCTGTAATCAATCGCGTTGCTACGGGCAGGAGCTTCCCATCGCCGCCCGGCCCATAGCGGACCGCATTCCGGTGATCGCGTAACCCGAGGTTACGCGCCTGCACAAATGGAGGTGTCTATGCGCAAGATCATGACTCTGGCCCTGCTCGCGGTGGGTCTCGTAGTGCTGACGGCCAATCCGGCCCAAGCGGCCCCGGTGGAAGCAGTGGTGGCCGCGTGCGACAAGATGGATGCCGAGAAGCCAGGAAGTTGCTCGTACACCGTCGACAGCGGCGGCTTGCACGGCTGTACGAAGAACGGTTGCTTCACCTGTCCGGTAGACGGCAGCCGCCAATGCCACGCCATGCGCACGTCAGGCAAGCGTTCGCACGTCGAGATAGGCAGCGTCCAGATGAAGTGCGAACCCGTGATCAACGGATGGTGCAAGCAGGCGCTTGAGCCGGAGCCGCCGGCAAAGTCCGCCGGACGTTAGCCGGACCGATTCCACGCCAGAAAACAGGGGCGGCTTTGGCCGCCTCTTTCTTTTGCTTTTGGCCAGACCAGGGCTGGATGCGCCAACCGGCGCTTTTTCAACCCGCGACGCCGAGCCACGACACGCGTCACGACTCCGCCGCGGAGCGCGCCACTACCCTGTGCGCATCCTTCCGTCCCGAGACGCCCCGATGAAATACCTGCTCGCCGCCCTGCTCGTCCTGCCGCTCACCGCCTGTGAACTGGTGCCGGTGGCACTGGGCGGCCCGCCCGGCAAGGAGCTGGTCTGCCACAAGGGCAAGAAGACGCTGGAACTGCCGCGTGATGCCATCGGCGCCCACCTCGACCACGGCGACCGCCGGGGACCGTGCCGCTGAGCACGAGCGCGCGGCGTTGCCGTCAGGCCTGAGGCCAGGCGGCCACAGACAACAGGCAACAGGGAAACGGCCGGGGCAACCCGGCCGTTTCTTTTTATCGCGAAGGGAAAGACGCGGCCGCCGTAGGAAAAGTCCTACCCCACCCCGCGGCCTTCGCCGACAGACACGCGCGCGGCGCTCCGTGACCCTGTGTCCGCCCGCACCCCGCGGGCCTTACATCCACACAGCAAACGGAGCTTGCCCATGCAGAACCTGATTTCGTTGAGCAGGACCTCGCCGACTTCGACGACGCCCTTGCCACCATGCGCCGCGTGTTCGCGCCCTTCGTCGCGCTGCAACCCGACGACCGCGTCGAGCTGAAGAAGATGGGCCCCAAGTCGCGCGACTTCTGCGAGCAGGCGCTGACCCTGCTGGCGAACAACCCGCAGATCGTGCCGCCGAGCCTGGGCCTGGCCGAAGCGCTGGCCGACCGCACCGCGCTGGAGCAGCTGCGCCCGCGCCTGCAGCAGTTGCGCCAGCTGGTCGAGAAGGCCGACGACACCGAGATGGCCCTGGGCAGCGACATGATGGCCGTCGCCCTGGAGGGCTACCGCCTGCTGGAAGTGTCCGGCAAGGGCGAAGCGCTCAAGAGCGCGCGGCGCGAGTTGTCGGCGCGCTTCGCCCGCAAGCGCCGCGTGGCGGAGGCCGAGCCGGCCTGACCGGCGAGGTGCCATAACGCTCCGGCACCTGCCGGAGTGAGAACCGGCGGAGAGGGCGACCTCTCCGCCGGTTTTTGTTTGTGGGTCGGCCCCGAGGGTTGGACCCCAAAGGGTCGACGGTTGGACCTCGGGAGGTCGAAGCCTGGACCTCCCGGGGTCGAAGCTCCGGGCTTTGAGGTCCAAGGCCGGACCTTGGGAGGTCCAGGCTCCGGGCTTTGAGGTCGAAGCCTGGAGCTTCCGAGGTCGACGCTTCGAGCTCATGGGGTCCAAGGTTCGACCTGGGGAGGTGGAAGCTTCGACCTCCAAGCTCGAAGCGTGGAGCTGTCGGGGTCGACGCTTCGCGCCCGGAGCTTGAAGCCTGCACCTGATGGGGTCCAAGCCCGACTGCGCGACCAAGTTCGGCGCCAGTTCGGGCCTTGGACTTTGCGGCTTCTGGCATTCCCATGCTGCGTCGCGGCGGCTTCAGCGATTCACTGTCGGCAGCAACTGCACGGTGATACCGTCGAGTCGTCACGGAGGACGCGGGGGGTGTCCAGTGCTGACGACGCCACGCGTCCTGCTGTGGGGCGCATCACTCATTGCTTGCGGATCGGCCTACGCCCATGGCGGCGGGCTCGACGCGAACGGCTGCCATCACGACCGCAAGCACGGTGGCTATCACTGTCACCGCGGCAGCGCGCCACGCGCGCCTACACCGAACTTCGCGCCCACGCCGATGCCGCGCCAACGGCTGCGCGGCGACGACAACGATTCCATCTCCTACGCCAACTGCAGCGCCGCCCGCGCGGCGGGTGCGGCGCCGGTGCGGCGTGGCGATCCCGGGTATGGGCGGCATTTGGATCGGGATGGGGATGGGGTGGGGTGTGAGTGATGGCACCCTGACCTCTGTTTCGAGTGCCAGCAATTTTTACTAGGAGATAGCACCGTGCGAAGAGAAGTTGATGGTTTCATCGTCGAAGCAGCGACCGAGCCGAACTTCGAGGGTTCCTTGTTCTATGAGCCTGGCCTGCGTGTGACTAAGCCAGGCACAGATTTCGATGAGATAGTATGGGCAACGACCCAGGACGCCGAAACTCAGACTCGCGAACAAGCCTTGGCGGCAGCGGAAGCTTGGCTTCGTGAGATCACACATGTCTCGTACACCGGTGCTCTGACAGTAATCTGAAGTGCGAAGTGTCTCTGACACCGTTATTCGGAGGATGTCTACATCGGTAGCTACGGCGAGGACAATTACGTAGCACTCACGGATGACTTCAAGAAGCTGCTGGCGACTGAGGCAGATGAATCAGACTTGATGGACTATGCTCGAGCACACCGAGTCGGCAAGGCCGGAATCGATTAAGGCTAGCAACTGGGTGCGCCAGTACTCGTGGACTAATGAAACGCCTTTGCTAGGGAAAAGCGTCTGATCGATACCTAGGATCCCGGCAAAAGGATCAGGGGTGTTTCGGGCTTAGTTATTTGAGGCGACTTCGGACCGCGATACTGAGCCAGGGTCAGTGTGTTGTATCCATTGCAAAATGTCTCTGCGACGAATGCATGGGCTTGACCATCATCATCCAGCACCATCACTTCCGCCATTCCTAGCGGCCCAGTACGCTGATACCCGCAGTAGCTCTTTATGAGACCGGTGGCATCTTGGGGCGAAAATTTAGAGAAGCGCTGCGCAAAGGCCGGCGACTGAACGATGTGTTCGACATCAGGCGTCCCAGGCTGCGGCCTGTTCGGGTGCGCCCCAATGACAGCAAATGAAGGCTGATCGTCGAACTCGACGCAGCGCCACAGCGTGCTTGTTATCGTATTCCCGAAGTGGCTCGCAATTTGCCGGACCCTCTGCATGCTCATAGGCGCTGACCTTAGAACAGGCTCGAACTCGGCCTTCGGAAAAAACAAGCGGCCAGTGCCGAAGTTCGCTTCCGCCTCAATTCGGTCGTGGCATCCGGGCGTAAGAGTAATTTTCGTATCGCCGAGCATGTAGGCCGAATGCCAGGGAAGGACGCTATGCAGTATTTCGTGCCCTTCACTCCACCGCTTTTTTGGGTCTGGCAGTGATGCATCGATAAGAATCTGCTTCCTGTCAGGCACAAACAGTGCCTTCAGCTCAAGCTTGCGAACAGCCTCAATGAGCAAAAGTGGTCGCTTGATGACCTGCTTTGCCCCTATTGTTAGCTTGTGAACAACTTCGCTCAGCAGACCCGCATCATCAGCCGCGTAGTAAGCGAGATCTAGGCTCATGAGCGCACGAACGTCTGACAGCTCGACCTTACCGCCGCGATAGTCAAGATCGCGATGTATACGGGCCACTCGATCCTCGATATCACGTGCGGTACGACCATCGAGCAGCAAGTTCTTCATCGATCGTCTAATGCCTTATCCGAAAGGGTAGCAACTAGTGCGCTTATTGCATCGAGCTCTTCTTGCGTTACGGCACCGACATTCTTGGAGCGTGCTGCAAACCTCAACCCTTTATCAGCCGCATAGTGCGATCGCACTTCCACGTGCTTTGCTAGTTGCTGAAATCTAGTGACCGAGAATCCACAAACATTTGCAACGTTCACTAACGAACGAGGAGAAAGGTCTTGCCCCTCTAGTGTTTCTATAAGAGAAATCTCAATTTCGTCTATATCAGCCAACTCAGCCAGATCACCTCGTGTCCAGCCTCGCTGCTCGCGCACATACCGAACAACTTTTCCAATTTCAGTTGGAACCTCGGCCAAAGCAGCTGGAGTAACGATCCGCGACCTAGCATCCTGCTGAAGAGCCTCCAAAGATGTTCCGCCAGCGGCAGCCATCGTGTCGTCGGCATGCTTTAGTTTGCGTGCCAACCATTCGCGCATAGTCTCGAAGTTCATATTTTCACCCTTCATCGAAGAAGCGCCTCGGCGCTCTCCTGAGTCATTTCACAGTATCTGAGGTTCTCCTTATCGATATCGCGATCCAACAAAGTCATTCCAAGTCGCTCATAGAACGCTTCAGCTTGAGAAAGCGAATGCAATCCCACGCGCCCTTTAAAGCCTAGCTCCTGACTGAGCTCCACTGCCGCACGCATTAAGGTGTGCCCGACACCTCGAAAGCGCGGCCTATCAACGATAGCGGGCAAGTTCCAGGGCGCTGTGGCAAGAAACACGACATAGACGAGGGGCTTACCGGCCTGCGCCGGCAGACGCCCGAACTCGCCATCAGTCTTAAGCAGCATCAATCCTTGCGCATCTCCTTCGCATTCGATGGCCATCGTCGGATACG
It encodes:
- a CDS encoding YaeQ family protein, with amino-acid sequence MASNATVYKAELQVTDLDRHYYASHNLTLAQHPSETDERLMVRLLAFALFADERLAFGRGLSDEDEPALWKRSYSDEIELWIELGQPDESRLRKASGRSRDVVVVGYGGNAAEAWWKRNAAALARLRNLTVLELAPADVQAATALLARGMRLTAMIQDGELQLMDTDRTVAMRPLVRMAPEAA
- a CDS encoding GNAT family N-acetyltransferase, whose protein sequence is MTRAREIALEDLHAGQFVRATLLDRIDVEFAGRADDRWLTFTAAEVAQARAEGKELSPPQHLHWRWQRKVDAARNLLPYPTMAIECEGDAQGLMLLKTDGEFGRLPAQAGKPLVYVVFLATAPWNLPAIVDRPRFRGVGHTLMRAAVELSQELGFKGRVGLHSLSQAEAFYERLGMTLLDRDIDKENLRYCEMTQESAEALLR
- a CDS encoding helix-turn-helix domain-containing protein, whose amino-acid sequence is MKGENMNFETMREWLARKLKHADDTMAAAGGTSLEALQQDARSRIVTPAALAEVPTEIGKVVRYVREQRGWTRGDLAELADIDEIEISLIETLEGQDLSPRSLVNVANVCGFSVTRFQQLAKHVEVRSHYAADKGLRFAARSKNVGAVTQEELDAISALVATLSDKALDDR
- a CDS encoding ImmA/IrrE family metallo-endopeptidase — protein: MKNLLLDGRTARDIEDRVARIHRDLDYRGGKVELSDVRALMSLDLAYYAADDAGLLSEVVHKLTIGAKQVIKRPLLLIEAVRKLELKALFVPDRKQILIDASLPDPKKRWSEGHEILHSVLPWHSAYMLGDTKITLTPGCHDRIEAEANFGTGRLFFPKAEFEPVLRSAPMSMQRVRQIASHFGNTITSTLWRCVEFDDQPSFAVIGAHPNRPQPGTPDVEHIVQSPAFAQRFSKFSPQDATGLIKSYCGYQRTGPLGMAEVMVLDDDGQAHAFVAETFCNGYNTLTLAQYRGPKSPQITKPETPLILLPGS
- a CDS encoding excalibur calcium-binding domain-containing protein, translated to MGSKPDCATKFGASSGLGLCGFWHSHAASRRLQRFTVGSNCTVIPSSRHGGRGGCPVLTTPRVLLWGASLIACGSAYAHGGGLDANGCHHDRKHGGYHCHRGSAPRAPTPNFAPTPMPRQRLRGDDNDSISYANCSAARAAGAAPVRRGDPGYGRHLDRDGDGVGCE